The Salinirubellus salinus genome segment ATAATACGTGTACAGGCCGTCCTGTCCACGCTCCGTCCGCTGGCGCTTCTCGACGAGACCGACGTCGACGAGCTTGTTCAGGTGGTAGTGAAGCGTACTGTCGTCGATTTCGAGTACCTCCTCGAGCTCCTTCGGACTCATCTCACCGCCGTGGACGAGTCGGTAGAGGATCTCGTAACGGGTGCGCTGACCGACAGCAGCATGCATCGCGAGATACTCGTCGAGACTGAGAACGCTCTCCTCGGGCAGCAGGTCCTCTGGGTCGTCCGGGAAGTCGCCGTTCACCCTCGGCGGTTGATCCGTCGCCATCGTACGTCACGCTACGAGCCAGCTACGCTTAGTCATTGTCAAGCCAATAATCCCCAAAAACACGGCTTTTTATACACTACTGCTGAATACCCACGTCCATGACTGTCGAGGTCACGCGAGAGCTGATCGTCGAGCGGCTCGGGAGTGTCACGTACGACCGCTTTCTGTTCTACCTGATGGGCCCCTACAAGTCATTCAACCTCAACTACGTCCTCAGCGAGGAGGAACGGCGTGAGTTCGAGGTGGAGGATCTACCTGGACCCCTCCGCCGACTCTTCCAGAACAAGGAGGATATCGATGCTGCGCAAGCGCTCTTGCGACGCGTCCAAGGAGAACTCCGAGCCAACCCGGGGATGAACGCATTTCTCGCGCTCGACGTCGACATCGACACGGACGACGTAGACGCAGTGACACAGAGCATCGAGTACGCACGGTGTAGCAACGCGACGGCGTTCGTCCTCCCGTTTCTCGGCCACAACTTCGGCGTCGGCGAAGAGGCTGGTAGCATTCTGGAGAACCTCGCGGACACGCACGGTGAACGGCTGGTCTTCATCCACGAGGACGACGTGACGAGTGCGATGATTCGGTCGGCGTCGATTCGGTGGGACCTTCGCGTCGAGACCTACGATACCGAGGACGAACTCGTGGCCAAACTACGCCGATTCGCCGGCGGGATCATGCACCGCGAACGGCGTGGGGGACTCAGTCGCTTGGAGTAAACTACCGAGCTAATCAAAGGTGCCTTACTCCAGAGTAGTTTACTCCAAAGTAAACTACTTGCTGGCAGGGTGTCTACCGTCTCGTATGAGTACCGATTTTGGGGCTGCGGGGGAGATCGAGTCCCGCGAACTCGTCCACTTCGTCACCCAGCAGACACGCTTCACACTCGTCAACAACATCCTCCAGCACCCCGACCAGCTCCCCTCGATGTACGAACTCGAGGCGCTCAACCCCAGCGTGAGCGACGCGACCGTCTACAAGCACATCCAGAAGCTCATCGATGCCGGCATCGTCAGAGAGGTCGCCCTTGAGGACGACCAGCGCAGGCAGGGCTACCCCTGGAAGTTCTACGGTCTCACCGATGACGGCCGCGAGTTCCTCGAGGAACACAACCTGCTTGCAGCCGAGGAAACCCTCCAGCAGATCTACGAGACCATTTCTGATAAGCCCGAGAAGATGGTCAAGTACGAGAACGCACCCCGCCCCACCGACAGCTAAGCTACGCACCCTCCGTATGGGCCGATTTCCAGCTCGATAGTGGACTTGCGAACGCCGATACGGCCCCTATGTGTAACCTTGTGACTCTCTGCGTTCGCCATACCAGCAGTGGGAGGAGCTCAGCCCGCTTCGTCCAGATATCCGGAAGTAGACTTTCCGCTCACCAAGCTGTACTCCGGTTTGTGATGGGGGAGCAGTTTGAAGATTTGCTTCCCTCCCCAGCCGACGGGCCCGCCGCTTCGCTCCGACCCCGCCCCTCGCGCGTTCTCGGCGGATCCGATTCATCGCGCGTCGGGCTCCGTGAACTCGATTAAGAGGGACGTGGAATGCCGACCACGTCACGGATTTGTGTCGAACTGGTTTGACGGGTACGTGCTTCATGGGATTTGCTATGCGAACATGTTATACCTCATGAGATTGTAGAAGACAGTTGTAATTGAGGACTCCTATGAGCAGGAACAACACCAAGCACGTCCAAACCGAACTGAAAGAGGACGAATACGAACGATTCCTCGAGTTCGCCAGGGAACATGGGCTGTCGCTCAAGGAAGCTAGCCACGAGGCGCTTATCGAGTGGGTCGAACGACAGCAGCGAGCAGACCCAAACGACCGAGCGTTCACCGTTCTGGACGAGCTCGATGCGGACGCTCTTCCGGAGTCAGCAGAGACGGATGCTCGCGAGGAAGACGATCTCACCGGGGAGTGGCACGGTAGCGAAGAGTCGTTCACGCTCGCTGATGATCCGCCCGGGCAATCCTGAGCTCGCATGGTAGAGTCAGTTGAGACCCCTATCGGAACAGTCACCCCCGAGCATTTCCGTCCGGGCCACGTTCGGCATCAGGTCGTTGTCGGCCCGAAGTTCCTGTACGCGCTGTTCAACCCCCGCGATCAAATGCATGCCGTTTCACGAGCGTTTCT includes the following:
- a CDS encoding ArsR/SmtB family transcription factor, coding for MATDQPPRVNGDFPDDPEDLLPEESVLSLDEYLAMHAAVGQRTRYEILYRLVHGGEMSPKELEEVLEIDDSTLHYHLNKLVDVGLVEKRQRTERGQDGLYTYYRATVFGEVTLTDGVDELIRGEQAFAEMYDSSSA
- a CDS encoding DUF7509 family protein, which produces MTVEVTRELIVERLGSVTYDRFLFYLMGPYKSFNLNYVLSEEERREFEVEDLPGPLRRLFQNKEDIDAAQALLRRVQGELRANPGMNAFLALDVDIDTDDVDAVTQSIEYARCSNATAFVLPFLGHNFGVGEEAGSILENLADTHGERLVFIHEDDVTSAMIRSASIRWDLRVETYDTEDELVAKLRRFAGGIMHRERRGGLSRLE
- a CDS encoding helix-turn-helix transcriptional regulator — its product is MSTDFGAAGEIESRELVHFVTQQTRFTLVNNILQHPDQLPSMYELEALNPSVSDATVYKHIQKLIDAGIVREVALEDDQRRQGYPWKFYGLTDDGREFLEEHNLLAAEETLQQIYETISDKPEKMVKYENAPRPTDS